CAGTGAAGAAAAACCCCATACCCTAGCTTTCAACATTCAAGGGGGAGCAATCCTGGGGGACTTACCCCCCTACGAAGCTTTCTCCCTCGGCGGTAGCAACTCTGTACGTGGTTTTGAAGAAGGGGATCTCGGGAGTGGTCGCTATTATCTCCAGGCAACGGCGGAATATCGCTTCCCGATCTTTGCTGCCATTGGGGGGGCCATCTTCGCGGACTACGGTACAGATCTAGGTTCTGGTGATGATGTTCCGGGGGATCCTGCTGGTGTCCGGGGTAAACCAGGCAATGGTTTTGGCTATGGTATCGGTGTTCGAGTCAATTCTCCTTTAGGGGCTATTCGGGTTGACTATGGTATCGCTGATAACGGGAATACGCGCATTCACTTCGGGATTGGTGAACGCTTCTAAAGTTCCTTTCATTGTTCAGGCTGGGGGAAATATCCCCCTTTTTTTGTGATGGTGACAACGCTTAAAACAACGGTGGAATGTGTTGGGATTGGCCTCCATTCGGGGGAACAGGTCTGCGTAAAACTGATGCCTGGCGATCGCCACCAGGGCAGATATTTTGTACGCACTGATTTACCAGGGCAACCGGTGATTCCCGCGAGCATTAACACCGTAGACCAAACTCTCCTTTCGACGGAGTTGGCGATGGGTGAAGCGAAAGTCAGAACGACGGAGCATCTGCTGGCGGCCCTCGTGGGTTTGGGGATTGATGCGGTACGCATTGAAATTAATGGCCCAGAACTGCCGCTCCTGGATGGTTCGGCCCTGGAGTGGACCCAGGCGATCGCCCAGGCTGGCACCGAAAACTTGAACCCAGCAAATAATCCACCTATCCCAGTTGTCAGCGAGCCCCTGTGGATTCGGGAAGGGGATATGTTTGTCGCCGCTCTGCCTTCGGCGGAACTGCGCTTTACCTATGGGATTGACTTCACCTATCGGCCCATTGGCAATCAGTGGCATAGCTGGAGCCCTAAGGTTGAATCTTTTGCAGAGGCGATCGCCCCGGCGCGAACATTTGGGTTTGCGGATCAAATTGAACAGCTCAAAAAAGCAGGTTTGATTCAAGGGGGGAGCTTAGACAATGCCCTTGTCTGTGACCCAGAAAAATGGCTCAATCCGCCCCTCCGTTTCCCTAATGAACCCGCTCGCCACAAGTTGCTCGATCTCATCGGTGATTTGGCCCTGCTGGGGACGATCCCCACAGCCCATTACCTTGCCTACAAAGCCAGTCATAAGCTCCATACTCAACTGGCTAAAACATTGCAGACAACCCTGTTGTGATCAGGGGTAAAGAGTGATGACAGAAGCAATCTTTGTGGGGCGATCGCTTGCCTGTCATTTTCGTGGGGTGACGGCCCTAGAGGGGTTGAATTTTTGTATTTATCCCGGCGAAAAGGTGGGGCTAATTGGGGCCAGTGGCGCGGGAAAAAGCACGCTGCTTAGCTTACTCAACGGCCAACTACGACCCACCGGAGGGGAATTGCTCACTTGGGGGGAGCCCCTGGCACAACTTTCGCCCCGACGGCGGCGGCGCATCCAACGGCAGATTGGTACGATCTACCAGCAATTGAACCTGGTGGACAGTTTGGCCGTGATTCACAATGTTAATGCCGGACACCTGGGACGTTGGTCTTTTTTGAAAGCAGCCTTTTCTTTGATCTTCCCCTGCGATCGCCCCCTTGCTTTGGCCGCCCTTGAACAGGTTAGAATCCCTGAAAAAATCTTAGCTAGAACAGGCGAACTATCTGGAGGTCAGAAACAGCGGGTTGCCCTGGCGCGGGTGTTGGTACAAGATCCCGCAGTCATCCTCGCCGACGAGCCGATCGCCAGTCTAGATCCCCACCTGAGCCGAGAAATGATGGATCTGTTGGCCCATCTCTGCGATACCCAAGGCAAAACCCTTGTGATTAGCCTCCATTCCTTAGAATTTGCCCGGAGCCATTGCGATCGCCTCATTGGTTTAAAAACAGGCAAAATTCTCTTTGATCAGCCCGCCGCGACGGTCAACGACACCCAGATCGCCCACCTCTATGGGCATCAATCGATATACTAGATGTCTGCATTTCTTAAAAAATCCCCATGGCGATCGCATCCCCTCCCCAGAACAGCAATGATTGGCAACTAGCGGGTAAGCTCTTGCCCTACGCGAAACAAAATCTCGCCACCCTTGTGGTTTCAATTATCTTACTGATTCCCCTGGCGATCGCTGGTGCAATCCAACCCCTCGTTGTCGGTCAAGCCGTGTCACTCCTGCGGGGGGAAGAAATTTGGGGTATCTTAAATGGCCTCAGTATTAGTGATGGGATTACCGTTCTCATCTGGATCCTGTTGGGGACAATTTTAATTCGCCTGGCCTTCGCATCTGTACAGGGCTATCTAGTACAAAAGGTTGGCCAAGAAATTACCGCTGGGATCCGTCAAGATCTCTTTGATCATGTCACCTCCCTGTCCTCCCGTTTCTTCGACCGGATGCCCGTGGGAAAGCTGGTGACCAGGCTGACGAACGATGTGGAAGCCCTAGGCGATGTTTTTGCGAGTGGGGCGATCGGGATCATTAACGATGTGATTTCCCTCGCCGTTATTATCGTCACAATTTTCCTGCTGCAATGGCAGTTAGCGACCCTGTTGATTCTGATGTTAGTGCCGGTCGCTTTTCTGATTATTTATTTTCAGGGGCAATACCGCAAAGCCAACTACCAAGCTCGGGAAGAGCTGTCTCAACTGAACGCGATGTTACAGGAAAATGTCTCTGGCATTAATGTGGTGCAATTGTTTCGCCGAGAAGCTCTCAACGCTGAACTCTTCCGCACAGTTAATGACCGCTATCGCATCGCAGTGAATAAAACAATTTTCCATGACTCTGCTGTTTCCGCGACCCTAGAGTGGATCTCTTTGGTGGCGATCGCCGGCGTCTTGTGGCTGGGGGGCTGGTTTATTTTTCAGGGAGATTTGAACTTCGGGGTACTGTCTGCCTTTGTGCTCTATTCCCAGCGCCTGTTTAACCCCCTGCGCCAATTTGCTGACAAATTCACCATGTTCCAGTCTGGCTTTACTGCCATTGAGCGGGTAAGTGAACTGATGGCAGAACCCATTGAAATTCAGGATAAACAACAGCATTTAATTTCAACGTTAAATCTCAACCCTGAGGCATCCGGAGAAATTATTTTTGACAACGTCTCCTTTGGGTATAAACCTGGTGAGTACGTCCTCAAAAACCTTAACTTCAAGATTAAACCCGGCGAGAAAATTGCCCTAGTGGGGCCAACCGGGGCCGGAAAAAGTTCGATTATTCGTCTCCTTTGCCGTCTCTATGATCCCAGTGAAGGGCGCATCCTCGTCGATGGTATTGATATCCGTGATCTGCCCCAGGAGGAATTGCGGCGTCACATTGGCGTCATTTTGCAAGAAAGCTTTCTGTTTGCCGGGGATGTCCAACGCAACATTACCCTCGGAGAAGAATATCCCTTAGAAAGGGTGAAGCAGGCGGCACAGCTCACCAATGTTGATCGCCTCATTGAAGAACTCCCCCAGGGTTATGGCACTGCGCTGCGGGAACGGGGCACAAACCTTTCTGGAGGCCAAAAGCAACTGCTGGCTTTTGCACGGGTGGCGATCCGGGATCCAAAAATTTTGGTTTTAGATGAAGCCACCGCCAGTCTTGATGTGGGAACAGAAGCCCTGATTCAATCGGCCCTGGAGCAGCTCCTCGAAGACCGCACGGCGATCATCATTGCCCACCGTCTCTCGACGATCCGGGATGTGGATAAAATCTTGGTGCTGAAGCAGGGGGAAGTGATAGAAACGGGGAACCATGATCAACTCCTCGCCCAAAACGGCCTCTATGCTAGTTTGTATCGTTTGCACATGTTAGGGGATTAGACGGAGCGTTTCCGTTGCTTGGTATGATATTGAACACAGAATTTTCGATAAAGGAAGCCCAATGACCACCCACTTTATTACGGCAGAAATTGACCTCCAGGAAAACCCCACCGATCTCCCTAAGGCCATTGAGCAGGAACTCGAAAAGCGTGGTGAGGAAGTGCTCCGCTGGGCAATCACGGCAGTAGACGATGATAAGGCAACGGTTGAGGCGATCGCCTTAACTGCAGAATAATAAAATCATGGCGTTGGCGGTTGATCCAGAGACCCAAAATATCGACCTAAAGGCGTGGCAATATTGTCACCCCCATTGGCATGATTGTTTAGCCCAGATCAGCCGCCATTCCCCAGAGGCGCTGTTAATCCCCAAGTCCCGGGAAGCACTCCAGGAAATTTTTCGTACAGCCCACCGGGAAAATATCAAAACAATCCCCTGTGGCAATGGCAGTAAGCTGGCTTGGGGAGGGCTCACCGCAGAAGTAGATTGGCTGGTGAGTACCCAACAGCTCAATGGCATTGTTGACCATGCCGTTGATGATTTGACGATCACAGTGGAGGCAGGCTTAACCTTTCAAGAGCTCCAAAATCACCTCCGCCCCTACCGCCAGTTTCTCCCCCTTGATCCTGCTTTTCCCAACCGTGCGACCCTTGGTGGCATTGTGGCGACCGCGGATACGGGCAGTCTCCGGCAGCGCTATGGTGGTGTACGAGATTTGCTCTTGGGAGTCACCCTTGTGCGGGCCGATGGCACCTTTGCTAAGGCTGGTGGCAAGGTGGTTAAAAATGTGGCGGGCTATGACTTAACTAAGCTAATCACTGGTTCTTATGGCAGTCTCGCCACGATTGTTGAGTTAACCTTTCGTCTCTACCCGATTCAGGAGCAGGGCATTTCACTCCTCTTCAGTGGCGATGCAGATGCTATTCGCCAACTACAGCAAGGCTTGCATCATTCTGTGCTCACGCCGGTGATCGCCGATGTTTTGTCGCCGCGATTGATGGCTCAGTTTAACCTCGGCCAAGGCTACGGTTTATTGATTCGTTTTGAGGCGATCGCCGAAAGTATCACGGCCCAACGGGAGGCCTTAGAAGCGATGGGTCAAGCATTGAATCTGCAGGCGATCGCCCAGTCCAATCTTCTCAGTACGCAACTGAGTGCAACTCTCCATCAATGTCCTGTGGTTTGTAAAGTGGGAATTTTGCCGAGCCGCAGCCTCGATTTACTCAAGCATTTAGAACGATTAGCCGATGGTCAGGCGATCGCCCGCATCCATAGTAAGAGCGGCCTGGGAACGATTGCTTTTCCCCACGAAAAATTTCTGCGACAATTCCGTGAATTACGCCAATTTTGTCAACAAAACTCCGGCTTTTTAACCATGCTCCAGGGTTCCTATCGCCTAAAACAACAGTTTGAACCCTGGGGCTACCCTGACGATGCCCTCCCCCTAATGGAAAAAATAAAAGCTCAGTTTGACCCTGAAAAAATCCTCAGTCCCCAGCGGTTTGTGGGGGGAATTTAAAGGCGATCACCAGGGCCGTAAAATCATCAGGTCTTTCGGGGGTGATCACAATGGTTTGATCAATAAACGTCAGCACAACAGCCAATCGTGGCACCGTGGCATAGGCCGTATATCTCCCTAATTTTCTATTCCAAAATATCCCCGAAAACGCGAACAGGCCCCCATTTCCAAAAAGGCGGATCGACCGTTGCATCGCGAGGGGATCATGAGTCACACGGATCAACGTATCCAGGGAAATTGTCCGCTGCCAACCCAGCCGCTGAATGCGGAGGCGATCGCCCTCAAGATAGTATCCCTGCACCATAAATAATGCCGCTATGGCTAAAATCCCTACCGGTAAAATAGCCCATAAAAATGTCGCGGCATCCTGCTGCTGAATCCCCAAAATGACGAACATCAAGGCGATCATTGTCAACAATAGACCGGTCACCACCGTTACCACAGTCAAGGTTTGGTCCCATGGTGCCTTAAAAAAGAAATGACGTTTCATCACTCGACTGTCCATTGATTGCACCGTAATGAAATTCCCCAAACATCATAGTGACAATAGAATTTTGCTTTGATTTTGCTGTCCGACAACCGCCCTTGATCGCGCTTTTTTCAAAAAAATACATTTCACCATTTCCCAACATTTTTGCCCTAGATTAACCGGAGAAAATGTTAACCTTGATTTTTCCCAAGGGCCCATAGCCGAAATTTCTGAAGTTAAATATTAAGAAAGATGATAATTAGGCTACAATTGGGCAGAAATTGTCAAAAAAATTTACAGGTCTTAGGAACCATCCGTAAAATTTATGTCTCTTCCCATTCGTAACGTCGCGATTATTGCCCACGTTGACCACGGTAAAACTACCCTTGTTGATGCGCTTCTGCACCAATCTGGCATTTTCCGAGAAGGCGAAGACATCCCCGACTGCGTGATGGACTCCAATGACCTGGAACGGGAACGCGGCATTACAATCCTTTCTAAGAATACCGCCGTCCGTTACAACGATATTTTGATCAATATTGTCGATACCCCCGGGCACGCTGACTTTGGTGGTGAAGTAGAACGGGTTCTCGGCATGGTTGACGGTTGTATCTTGATCGTCGATGCCAATGAAGGCCCCATGCCCCAGACGCGTTTTGTTCTGAAAAAAGCCCTAGAAAAAGGTCTGCGCCCCATTGTGGTCGTCAACAAAATTGACCGTCCCAATGTCCACCCCGAAACCGCTGTGGATAAAGTATTCGATCTGTTCGTCGAACTCGGTGCCGATGATGATCAGTGTGATTTCACAACTTATTATGCCTCCGGTTTATCTGGTTTTGCCCGGGAATCCCTCAGCGATACCAATGAAGATATGGAACCCTTGTTCCAGGGAATCCTCCAACATGTACCGCCGCCGGCGGGGGATGTAGATAAACC
The nucleotide sequence above comes from [Synechococcus] sp. NIES-970. Encoded proteins:
- the lpxC gene encoding UDP-3-0-acyl N-acetylglucosamine deacetylase, giving the protein MVTTLKTTVECVGIGLHSGEQVCVKLMPGDRHQGRYFVRTDLPGQPVIPASINTVDQTLLSTELAMGEAKVRTTEHLLAALVGLGIDAVRIEINGPELPLLDGSALEWTQAIAQAGTENLNPANNPPIPVVSEPLWIREGDMFVAALPSAELRFTYGIDFTYRPIGNQWHSWSPKVESFAEAIAPARTFGFADQIEQLKKAGLIQGGSLDNALVCDPEKWLNPPLRFPNEPARHKLLDLIGDLALLGTIPTAHYLAYKASHKLHTQLAKTLQTTLL
- the phnC gene encoding phosphonates import ATP-binding protein phnC, giving the protein MTEAIFVGRSLACHFRGVTALEGLNFCIYPGEKVGLIGASGAGKSTLLSLLNGQLRPTGGELLTWGEPLAQLSPRRRRRIQRQIGTIYQQLNLVDSLAVIHNVNAGHLGRWSFLKAAFSLIFPCDRPLALAALEQVRIPEKILARTGELSGGQKQRVALARVLVQDPAVILADEPIASLDPHLSREMMDLLAHLCDTQGKTLVISLHSLEFARSHCDRLIGLKTGKILFDQPAATVNDTQIAHLYGHQSIY
- a CDS encoding ABC-type transport protein, which encodes MAIASPPQNSNDWQLAGKLLPYAKQNLATLVVSIILLIPLAIAGAIQPLVVGQAVSLLRGEEIWGILNGLSISDGITVLIWILLGTILIRLAFASVQGYLVQKVGQEITAGIRQDLFDHVTSLSSRFFDRMPVGKLVTRLTNDVEALGDVFASGAIGIINDVISLAVIIVTIFLLQWQLATLLILMLVPVAFLIIYFQGQYRKANYQAREELSQLNAMLQENVSGINVVQLFRREALNAELFRTVNDRYRIAVNKTIFHDSAVSATLEWISLVAIAGVLWLGGWFIFQGDLNFGVLSAFVLYSQRLFNPLRQFADKFTMFQSGFTAIERVSELMAEPIEIQDKQQHLISTLNLNPEASGEIIFDNVSFGYKPGEYVLKNLNFKIKPGEKIALVGPTGAGKSSIIRLLCRLYDPSEGRILVDGIDIRDLPQEELRRHIGVILQESFLFAGDVQRNITLGEEYPLERVKQAAQLTNVDRLIEELPQGYGTALRERGTNLSGGQKQLLAFARVAIRDPKILVLDEATASLDVGTEALIQSALEQLLEDRTAIIIAHRLSTIRDVDKILVLKQGEVIETGNHDQLLAQNGLYASLYRLHMLGD
- a CDS encoding hypothetical protein (conserved hypothetical protein); the protein is MTTHFITAEIDLQENPTDLPKAIEQELEKRGEEVLRWAITAVDDDKATVEAIALTAE
- the glcE gene encoding glycolate oxidase subunit, translating into MALAVDPETQNIDLKAWQYCHPHWHDCLAQISRHSPEALLIPKSREALQEIFRTAHRENIKTIPCGNGSKLAWGGLTAEVDWLVSTQQLNGIVDHAVDDLTITVEAGLTFQELQNHLRPYRQFLPLDPAFPNRATLGGIVATADTGSLRQRYGGVRDLLLGVTLVRADGTFAKAGGKVVKNVAGYDLTKLITGSYGSLATIVELTFRLYPIQEQGISLLFSGDADAIRQLQQGLHHSVLTPVIADVLSPRLMAQFNLGQGYGLLIRFEAIAESITAQREALEAMGQALNLQAIAQSNLLSTQLSATLHQCPVVCKVGILPSRSLDLLKHLERLADGQAIARIHSKSGLGTIAFPHEKFLRQFRELRQFCQQNSGFLTMLQGSYRLKQQFEPWGYPDDALPLMEKIKAQFDPEKILSPQRFVGGI
- a CDS encoding hypothetical protein (conserved hypothetical protein), yielding MKRHFFFKAPWDQTLTVVTVVTGLLLTMIALMFVILGIQQQDAATFLWAILPVGILAIAALFMVQGYYLEGDRLRIQRLGWQRTISLDTLIRVTHDPLAMQRSIRLFGNGGLFAFSGIFWNRKLGRYTAYATVPRLAVVLTFIDQTIVITPERPDDFTALVIAFKFPPQTAGD